A genomic window from Vicia villosa cultivar HV-30 ecotype Madison, WI unplaced genomic scaffold, Vvil1.0 ctg.002437F_1_1, whole genome shotgun sequence includes:
- the LOC131638814 gene encoding pectinesterase-like, producing the protein MANQETLLDKPRKSLPKTFWLILSLAAIISSSALIVSYLNKPTSFFHLSSAPNLCEHALDTKSCLTHVSEVVHGPTLANTKDHKLNTLVSLLTKSTTHIQKAMDTANAIKRRVNSPREETALNDCEQLMDLSMDRVWDSVLTLTKDNVESQQDAHTWLSSVLTNHATCLDGLEGTSRVVMENDLQDLISRARSSLAVLVSVLPAKSNDGFIDESLNGEFPSWITSKDRRLLESTVGDIKANVVVAKDGSGKFKTVAEAVASAPDNGKTRYVIYVKRGTYKEKVEIGKKKTNVMLVGDGMDATIITGSLNFIDGTTTFNSATVAAVGDGFIAQDIGIQNTAGPEKHQAVALRVGADQSVINRCKIDAFQDTLYAHSNRQFYRDSYITGTVDFIFGNAGVVFQKSKLVARKPMSNQKNMVTAQGREDPNQNTATSIQQCDVIPSSDLRPVQGTIKTYLGRPWKKYSRTVVLQSVVDGHIDPAGWAEWDAASKDFLQTLYYGEYSNSGAGAGTSKRVTWPGYHIIKTAAEASKFTVTQLIQGNVWLKNTGVAFIEGL; encoded by the exons ATGGCTAACCAAGAAACTTTGTTGGATAAGCCAAGAAAATCCCTTCCCAAAACATTTTGGTTAATCCTCTCTTTAGCTGCTATCATAAGCTCATCAGCCCTTATTGTTTCTTATCTCAACAAACCAACCTCCTTCTTCCACCTCTCTTCAGCCCCCAATCTGTGTGAGCATGCTCTAGATACAAAATCATGCTTAACTCATGTATCAGAAGTGGTTCATGGCCCAACCTTGGCTAACACAAAAGACCACAAATTGAATACACTCGTGTCCTTATTAACTAAATCCACCACACACATTCAAAAAGCTATGGACACGGCCAACGCGATTAAGCGCCGAGTTAACAGTCCTAGAGAGGAGACAGCTTTGAATGACTGTGAGCAACTAATGGACTTGTCCATGGATAGAGTTTGGGACTCAGTGTTGACTTTAACAAAAGATAACGTTGAATCACAGCAAGATGCACACACATGGCTAAGCAGTGTGCTCACTAACCATGCCACTTGCTTGGATGGTTTAGAAGGTACATCTCGGGTCGTGATGGAAAATGACCTTCAGGACTTGATATCAAGAGCTAGATCTTCTCTCGCCGTGCTTGTTTCTGTTTTACCTGCAAAGAGTAACGACGGATTCATTGATGAATCATTGAACGGTGAATTTCCCTCATGGATAACGAGTAAGGATCGAAGGCTTTTGGAGTCTACAGTTGGGGACATAAAGGCCAATGTTGTGGTGGCTAAAGATGGGAGCGGTAAGTTCAAAACTGTGGCTGAGGCTGTGGCATCTGCACCAGACAACGGTAAGACAAGGTATGTTATCTATGTGAAAAGGGGAACCTACAAAGAGAAGGTAGAAATCGGTAAGAAAAAGACAAATGTGATGCTCGTCGGTGATGGTATGGATGCAACAATAATCACAGGCAGCTTGAATTTTATCGACGGAACAACCACTTTCAATAGTGCAACTGTTG CTGCTGTTGGGGATGGGTTTATAGCTCAGGACATTGGGATCCAAAACACGGCAGGCCCAGAAAAGCACCAGGCAGTTGCTCTCCGCGTAGGCGCTGATCAATCTGTCATCAACCGTTGTAAAATTGACGCATTTCAAGACACTCTCTACGCACACTCTAACAGACAATTTTACCGTGACTCCTACATTACCGGTACTGTTGACTTTATCTTTGGAAACGCAGGTGTTGTGTTCCAGAAGAGTAAACTCGTGGCACGGAAGCCCATGAGCAACCAAAAAAACATGGTCACGGCCCAAGGTCGAGAAGACCCAAACCAGAACACTGCAACTTCAATTCAGCAATGTGATGTCATACCAAGCTCAGACCTCAGGCCTGTGCAAGGCACGATCAAAACATACCTAGGCCGCCCATGGAAGAAATACTCCAGAACTGTTGTGTTGCAGTCCGTCGTGGACGGCCATATTGACCCAGCAGGATGGGCTGAATGGGATGCTGCGAGTAAGGATTTTCTACAAACATTGTATTATGGAGAGTACTCGAACAGTGGAGCAGGTGCTGGTACCAGCAAGAGAGTGACTTGGCCTGGTTATCATATCATCAAAACTGCTGCAGAGGCTAGCAAGTTTACAGTAACACAACTCATCCAAGGTAATGTTTGGTTGAAGAACACCGGGGTGGCCTTCATTGAAGGCCTGTAG